Within the Planctomycetaceae bacterium genome, the region AGCGCCGGTTTTCGCGGAAGCCGCTGGCGGGGGGAGGCTGCGAAGCTGCGGGATTCTGTATGACTTGCGCAGTTCGGCGGATTCTGCCGATTGCGACATGTCACGGCCTGAGCCCAGCCGGTGATTGCCGGTTGGCGACGGTGGAGGTGCTCCGTAGAATCGGCGTCTTGATCGAGAACACAAATCGCGGTGAATCGGTTGTCCGGTGCCTTGATCCGGCCGCAGCCGTCCCGCTTCGGATGTACAGAGTGGTCGGGTTTGGTTCGAATTCCATGCAGAACTCGCTCCGATTCGAATGCCGGTTGTCGTCGTACTGCTCGCCCGGAAGGCAAGCGGGAGTTTGGACGTTCGCTGCAGGAATTGCCCGAGCCGTCGTCGTGGCCAGTTTGGCGCTTTCGCTGGCACCTGGCTCGGCGAGCGGGCAGGAGTTCCCTGCCGATGAACGCCAGCCGTTGCTGCAGATTTCCGTTCGCACGTCGCTGCTGGATCAGTTGCTGAGCCGGACGATCGTGAAGCCGGGTGACGTGACGACTCGAATCCTGGATGCCAGCGTGCGCGGAAGCCGCACGACGGAAACGGTCATTCACGTCCGCGGGCAGTCTTGCCCGGATATGGCTCAGGTTGATCTCGTCGCATGCGGGACGGTTTCCAGTTCGACAGTCAGCGTGGCTCCGGGAGCACGAGTCGCCAGCGCCGGCAGTCACACATACGAAATCATCAAGCCCGTGTATTTCGGTGACGGAAAGCTGTTGACGCGGCCCGGACACGGATCTCTGCAGGCTCGTAACATGACGCAGTCAGTGAACAGCGTCGTTTCGGGAGTTCCGCTGGTGGGACCTCTGGGAGACCAGATTGCGTGGCGCGAAACGCTGCGGCGCAATCCGGCGGTGGAAGCCGTCATCGTGCGCCAAGTGGCTGACGAAGTGCTGCCGGAGGTCAACCGCAACGTTGATGCGGAGCTGGCGGCGGTCAACCAGAGCTGGCAGTTCGCCACTGCTCAGTTGAAGGCTTTGCTGCCGGGAGGCTCACTTCAGTGGCAGTCATCATCAACGGTGGAAAGCGTGACGATCGCACTGATCGACGTGGCAACACACGGGATCGGCGGCTCGGACGGCTTCAGCACGTTTGAACGGTCCGACAATTTCACGTTCGACGCGTCATCCGGTGCGTCCTCGGCGGAACAGGATTCCATCACGGACACCAGTGACTACGGAGTGCTCAGGGTTCCGTCGGCGTCAGAACCGGCAGCATCAGACGATGCGTCAGAAGATGTGTCGGGCGGCAGCTTCCCGGACGGTCCCGTGAATGACGAACGGAGTTCCACGGAGTATCGGACGCTGACACCCGGACCGGAGCCGGAAGAGGATCTGGTGCTGACGCTTTCAGAAGACTTTCTGAATCGGCTGCTGGACGTACCTGCTCTTCGCGGACTGGTGCTTTCCGACGCGGCGCTGCAGCGCTTGTCAGAAAAGGTGTCAGGAACCAATACCGGCGGATCGCCCGATCCTTTGTGGTCCTTCTCCCCGGCGTCTTTACTGGCCTATCGTGACTTGCAGCCGACAATTTTTTCGGTGCAGCTTGCAGATTCGCGCCCTGTGCAGGTGGAGTTGCGTGACGGCCGCCTGACGCTGGTGTTGACGTTTCGTGTCGTGCCGAAATCGGCGAATGCGAGTGATCCCGTTCGGCTGCGGATCCCGCTGCAGGGCGTCAACGGCGGTTCCGGTGAGTGGGCGATACGAATTGAGCCGGCAAGCGTGTCGCCGACGGTGGACGGTGCTCAGGCCGCGATGTGGAGTCAACTGGTCCAGACTCAGGCGGAACAGATTTTGCGGAATGTGCCGGCGGTCACGCTGCCTCGCCGGATGGACTTCAGCTCAGTGATATCGAACCTGCCGATGCTGGACGTGTATCGCATTCAGTCGCACGGCGGTCAGTTGCGCGCGTCGCTGCGACGGAGCAATTAGCGGTTGCCGATTCGCATCAGCCCGTTTTCCTGTTGCCAGGAGCGGAGACGTCCGTGCATGTCGAACGGCGCTGGCAGCAGTTTGGACGCGTTTTCGGCCCGCTCCCGCATGTCGCTTCGCTGGTGCGACCTCCTCTCCCACGCAGCGCTGGGAGAGGTGAATGCTCTTCGGCGTTCGCGTGGTATGCACGACATCGAAACGAGCGTGTCGTCGGCACTGCATCGGATTCCTATTTCACGAGCTGGTTTTCGACTGGTTCGATCGATGCTTCATGTTCGGATTTCAGTCCGCGGATGGCGTTGACGACGTCCGGATGATCGGCGGCGATGTCGTATTGTTCGCCCGGATCGTGGCCGAGATGGTACAGCAGCGGCGGGTCGTGGACTTCGGCTTGCTGCTGGCCGACGTATGACGTCTTCGTTTTGAAGTGGGCTTTGTGCATGCCGCTGCGGACCGCATAGCATTCTTCGCCGTGGTAGTAGAACATGGCGGATCGCGGGCTGGGTTCGCGCTCGAACAGAACGGGCGACAGGTCGTAGCCGTCCAGAACACGGTCGGCTGGCGGGTCGACACCGGTGATGGCGGCGATGGTGGGCAACAGATCGAGCGTGCTGCCCATTTCGCGCACCACGGCGGGTTCAATTCGACCGGGCCACCAGAAAATCGTCGGTTCGCGCATGCCGCCTTCCCAGGTGGAGCCCTTGCCGTCGCGCAGCAGTCCGGCGGATCCGCCGTGGTCGTCGAACGCCAGCCACGGGCCATTATCGGATGTAAAGACGACCAGCGTGTTGTCCGCCAGTCCTTCGTTGCGCAGGGTCGAGAGAATGCGGCCGACGGACCAGTCGATTTCCTCCACCACATCGCCGTACAGACCTCGCTGACTAACGTTGGTGAAGTCCTCGGATACAAACAGCGGAACGTGCGGCAGGTTGTGTGCCAGATAGATGAAGAACGGCCGGTCCTTGCTTTCCTGAATGAGCTTCACCGCTTCTTCCGTGTACCGCCTGGTGATTGTGTGCTGGTTGGCCGGCCGTTCCATTTCGTTCGTGTTTCGCAGCAGCGGGACATTGAAGTATTCGACTTTCGGATTCCAGAACCGGTCGCGGCCCTTCGGAGCGTCAGCGATGACGTCCATGTCGTTGGAATAGGGAATTCCAAAGTAGCTGTCATATCCGTGAGCGGTCGGCAGATACTGCGGCAGGTGGCCCAGGTGCCATTTGCCGATGGCATGAGTGGCATAGTTTTTCTGCTTCAGCATCTTTGCAATGGTCAATTCTGACGCCGGCAGGCCGCCTTTGGAATCCGGGAACAGCACGCGCCGCTTGTCGGAACACATTCCGCTGCGAATCGGATAGCGTCCGGTCTGCAACGCCGCGCGGCTGGGAGTGCAGACGCAGGCGGCCACGTAGAAGCTGGTCCACTTCTGACCTTCGGCGGCCATTTGGTCCAGGTTGGGCGTCGCGATTGTCGGGTGCCCGAAGCAGCCGAGATCTCCGTAACCAAGGTCATCGCAGAAGATGACAACCACATTGGGGTCGGCTGCGCGAAGACCGGCGGTGTTTGCGAACGGCAGCGTCAGCACGGTGGCCAGAACTGTGAGGAGCTGTCTTCGGAACATCGGAGATTCTCGCATCGTGTGAAGTGAACTCAGCGGCAACGGTGACTTGCAGATGATGGCGTCGGATCGCCAGACTTCAAGGCCAGGCGAGGAGCTGACGGAACCGCACGCAGAAGACCCCGCGCTGTAGAATCCGTGAAACCGGTGAGAATTCCATCCATGAACGCCAGTCGCAGGGAAAAGCTTCAGTCCATGCTGGCCGACGATCCTGACGATCAAATGCTGCGCTACATGCTGGCGACGGAACTGGACCGCGACGGCGATCACGACGAAAGCCTGACGCTGTACCGCAGTCTGATGGATGACTCGTCGCCGTATGTTCCCGCGTTTCTGATGGCCGGCCAGCAGTTGGCTCGGCTGGGCCGCATCGATGATGCTCGTGCGACGTATCAGCGCGGAATCACGGAAGCGAACCGGACCGGCGACGAACACGCGGCGGGCGAGATGGCGGAATTCCTGCGGGAGCTTCGTCACGCTTGAAGCCGGCGCGTAAGCCGAGCCGGGCCTGCGCGACGGTGATCGCGGAGAGTTTCCCCGAGTCGAGCGACGGCAGATTCCGGACAGCGACGGTTTGTCGCCGTTTGTTCCGCCGATACGATGCCGGCAATACTCCGGCTCCCCTTTTTTCGACAGGTCCGCAATCGTGAAAGCGCTCTTACTGACGGAATATAAACATCTGGAACTGACCGACCTTCCGACTCCGGAAATTGGGCCGGAGGACGTGCTGGTTCGTGTGCAGGCATGCGGCATCTGCGGCAGCGACATCCATGGCTGGGACGGCAGCAGCGGGCGACGCATTCCGCCGCTGGTGATGGGACATGAAGCGGCGGGCATTGTGGCGGCGGTCGGAAGCAGTGTGACTCAGTTTACGGAAGGTGATCGGGTCACGTTTGATTCAATGGTCTCCTGCGGCAGGTGCGATTTCTGCCTGGATGGCCGGCCAAACCTCTGTGACAACCGTATGGTGCTGGGTGTTTCCTGCGGCGACTACCGGCGATACGGTGCCTTCGCCGAATACATCTCCGTGCCGCAGCGGATCACGTATCACATCCCGGATTCTCTGCCGTTTGAACATGCGGCACTGATCGAGGCGGTTTCCGTCGCGGTGCATGCAGCCAACCGTACTCCCGTGAAGATGGGAGACACAGCGGTCGTCGTTGGCAGCGGAATGATCGGCCTGCTGGTGATTCAGACGATCCGCCTGGCGGGGTGCGGTCGAGTGATAGCGGTGGATCTCAGCGATCAGAAACTGCAGGTCGCGAAGAAGCTGGGCGCCGACATCACGATCAACGCAGGTTCTGAAGACGTGGTAGCTCGCGTGAAGGAACTGACCGGTGGTCGCGGAGCGGATGTGGCGCTGGAAGTCGTGGGATCCACGCCGACCGTCAAAGCAGCCATCGAGAGCACTCGCAAGGGCGGCACTGTGACGCTGGTGGGCAACCTGGCTCCGAACGTCGAACTTCCGCTGCAGTCGGTCGTGACTCGTGAACTGAACGTCATCGGCAGTTGTGCTTCGAATCGGGAATATCCGGCCTGCATCTCACTGCTGAGCAGCGGCGCGATTCGCGTCGAAGACATGATTACGGCGAAGGCTCCGCTGGAAGACGGTCCGGCGTGGTTTGACCGGCTCTACAGTGGCGAACCTGGTGCGATGAAAGTTCTGCTGTGTCCTTCGTGACAGCGTCTCGTATTCACGCTTCAGTGGTTGTCGGCGTCTTGCTGGCGTCGGCCGGTTGCGATTTCCGGGAAGCCACCGAGCCGCGGTCGTCGCCACAACAGCCCGCGGCGAATGCGGTCGCAGCGGCATCAGAATCTGTGCTGCCCGCGGCAGCATTGAACGATGGTCCGCCGCCGGTCGTCCGCTGGGAAACCGTGGACGAACTGCCACGGGAGCTGGCGATTTTTCGCCATGTCTTCTGGGAGCCGGACGACACTCGGAGCCTGCGGCAACTGATCCGTGCGACCGACATGGTGAAGGGAAAGCGGGTCCTTGAAATTGGAACCGGTTCCGGTCTGATTTCGCTGTGCTGCCTGCAGGCGGGAGCCGCGCATGTCCTGGCGACCGACATCAATCCGTTCGCCATGAAGAATTCGGCGTTCAACGCGGAACTGCTTGGATTCACCGAGCGATTTGAGGTGCGACTGGTACCTCAGAGAAGCCCCGATGCATGGTCGGTGATCCGCGAACAGGAGCGGTTCGATCTGATCATTTCCAATCCGCCGTGGGAAAACGACAAGCCCGTGACTCTGGCGGAGTTTGCCTTGTATGACCCGGAGTTTCAGCTCATGAAGTCGCTGCTGGACGGACTTCCGGATCGGCTGAATCCGGGCGGTCGAGCGCTGCTGGCGTATGGATGCGTCACGGCAATTCGCAGGCTGCAGGAACTGGCGGCCGAACGAAATCTGGCCCTGCGGATTCTGGACGACCGCTTACTGGACCAATTGGATGAAGTCTTCCTGCCGGGGATGCTGCTGGAAATCACGCTTCCGGAAACGACCCGCCATGAATCGCCGACCGCTGGCGACGGGGGATCGTCTGCCGAACGGTGACGTTCGCGACTAATCGGTGTCTCCCGGCTGGCCTTTCACGTCCGGGGTCTTGATCGACGATGTGCCTTTTGGCTCAAGCCTGACCTGGTTGCCATACACTTCAATATTCAGAGCGTGGTGGCGATCCGTGCTGACCCATGCGGCGGCGATGTTGAATCGAGTCGGAATGACGCCGTCGAAGAGTCTGGAACCGCTCATCTTTCGGATCCCGCGAAATCCGGTTCCGGAGAACTGCCGCTGAGGCAGCGGTCCGGGCGTGTCTTCGTTGTGAACAATGACAATCACCGGAAGTCCGGGTTGATCGGTGGCGACAACGCCGCTGGTGTTTTCGTCGACCACCCAGCGGACGGTGCCGGACTGCCGATCGACGGCGCGGATACCGCCTGCGAATGACTCCCCGCGCTGGTCAAACGGCTGTCGAAGACGCCGCACATTTCCGGTCGGACTATTCGTGACGTACCACGTCAGCGGATCGGCGACCACAAACATTCGGTCCGCCGTCCACAGCTTTGGTGACGGATCAGCGTCGTCTTCGTCATCGGATGCCGCCTGCTGATCGGTGGGGGCAAAGGAGGCGGAGTTCCGGTCGCCGGTCTGCAGATTGATGACCTGCATTGACTGGTTGTCCGACATTCCGACGAGTGTATTGTCGTCGACAAAATGAAACTGCTGCGATTCGCTCAGCGACAGCGATCGGTTTACGTGCTGCGTTTCCGGGTCGATCCATTCGACCAGAGGACCGTTTTTGGAGTCCGTCTTCGTGCGCCAGACCACCAGGGAGTCTCCGGCGGCGGCCATCGTGCGGACGAGAGTTTCCGCCGAAAGTTCGGACGCCACGGCAGCACCGTCGGCCAGCCGGAAGCACCAGCCATCGCGGTGGACCGCAGACGTCAGGAACAGCAGGCGTTCCGTCGCGACGGCCTGTTGAAATGGCCGGTCACAGGCCAGCGACCACAGCGACTGACCGGTCAGCAGGTTCACGACTTCCAGCTCATTGCCGAACCGAAGACACACGTGCCGCGAACCGGCAGGTATCACGGTCAGGACGCCCATCGACTGAGTTCCCGGCTGCTGTCGCTGCGAGATGTCAAAGTCGGTGAACTGGTGCTCCGCAGGGCCGACAGTAACAAGGATCCGCGACTGTCGGTTGTGAGACCGCGACCAGAGGACTCGCTGATCCAGAACGGAAATCGCCGTGATGCCCGTGTTTGTCTGCACCAACAGCACGCTGCCGCAGCGCTGAATGGATTCCACCGCACTGGTGTACCAGGAATGCACGCCAAGGCTGGCCGGGACGATCCAGTTTGCCCTGTCCGGATCGGCCACAACGGTGGCTCGCAGCCGCGAGGGTTCCGCCAAAACGGACCACTCATAATGGCGAAGAAACGGGTCGTCGGCAGAACCTGGCGAAATGTCTGATGCCGGGCCGTTGATACCTGACGGCTGAGCAAACGGCAGCATTTCGTACCGCCGGTCGGGCCATTGATTCCATTGATCCCGGACGGCCTGCCGGAATCGCTGGCTGAGTTCGTCTCGTGTCAGCAGGCGGCTGGCGACGTCATTGTGCTCGACTGGCGAGTCCGCGGCAGGGTCGAAATCGCTAAGCGGGCGATGCCA harbors:
- a CDS encoding sulfatase, with the translated sequence MFRRQLLTVLATVLTLPFANTAGLRAADPNVVVIFCDDLGYGDLGCFGHPTIATPNLDQMAAEGQKWTSFYVAACVCTPSRAALQTGRYPIRSGMCSDKRRVLFPDSKGGLPASELTIAKMLKQKNYATHAIGKWHLGHLPQYLPTAHGYDSYFGIPYSNDMDVIADAPKGRDRFWNPKVEYFNVPLLRNTNEMERPANQHTITRRYTEEAVKLIQESKDRPFFIYLAHNLPHVPLFVSEDFTNVSQRGLYGDVVEEIDWSVGRILSTLRNEGLADNTLVVFTSDNGPWLAFDDHGGSAGLLRDGKGSTWEGGMREPTIFWWPGRIEPAVVREMGSTLDLLPTIAAITGVDPPADRVLDGYDLSPVLFEREPSPRSAMFYYHGEECYAVRSGMHKAHFKTKTSYVGQQQAEVHDPPLLYHLGHDPGEQYDIAADHPDVVNAIRGLKSEHEASIEPVENQLVK
- a CDS encoding galactitol-1-phosphate 5-dehydrogenase; this translates as MKALLLTEYKHLELTDLPTPEIGPEDVLVRVQACGICGSDIHGWDGSSGRRIPPLVMGHEAAGIVAAVGSSVTQFTEGDRVTFDSMVSCGRCDFCLDGRPNLCDNRMVLGVSCGDYRRYGAFAEYISVPQRITYHIPDSLPFEHAALIEAVSVAVHAANRTPVKMGDTAVVVGSGMIGLLVIQTIRLAGCGRVIAVDLSDQKLQVAKKLGADITINAGSEDVVARVKELTGGRGADVALEVVGSTPTVKAAIESTRKGGTVTLVGNLAPNVELPLQSVVTRELNVIGSCASNREYPACISLLSSGAIRVEDMITAKAPLEDGPAWFDRLYSGEPGAMKVLLCPS
- a CDS encoding 50S ribosomal protein L11 methyltransferase, translating into MSFVTASRIHASVVVGVLLASAGCDFREATEPRSSPQQPAANAVAAASESVLPAAALNDGPPPVVRWETVDELPRELAIFRHVFWEPDDTRSLRQLIRATDMVKGKRVLEIGTGSGLISLCCLQAGAAHVLATDINPFAMKNSAFNAELLGFTERFEVRLVPQRSPDAWSVIREQERFDLIISNPPWENDKPVTLAEFALYDPEFQLMKSLLDGLPDRLNPGGRALLAYGCVTAIRRLQELAAERNLALRILDDRLLDQLDEVFLPGMLLEITLPETTRHESPTAGDGGSSAER